One genomic window of Candidatus Nitrospira inopinata includes the following:
- a CDS encoding arsenate reductase ArsC, with amino-acid sequence MQRSVLFLCTGNSCRSILAEATFNALAGQKWRAMSAGSHPTGRVHPRSLALLRREGIATEGLHSKSWTDLSVAPDLVITVCDDAAGEACPAYLGPALRAHWGVEDPAKATGTEAEIDAEFERVYRTLRARIEALFKLPLDRLCDDRAKLKAELDAIAKCK; translated from the coding sequence ATGCAACGCTCTGTGTTGTTCCTATGCACCGGCAACTCCTGCCGATCGATCCTGGCCGAAGCCACGTTCAACGCGCTGGCAGGCCAAAAGTGGCGCGCCATGAGCGCGGGCAGCCATCCGACCGGCAGGGTCCATCCCCGCTCGTTGGCTTTGTTGCGACGGGAAGGCATTGCGACTGAGGGCTTACACAGCAAGTCGTGGACCGACCTTTCGGTTGCGCCGGACCTGGTGATCACGGTGTGTGATGATGCGGCAGGAGAAGCCTGCCCGGCTTATCTTGGTCCTGCGCTGCGTGCCCATTGGGGTGTCGAGGATCCGGCCAAAGCGACCGGAACAGAGGCGGAGATCGACGCCGAGTTTGAGCGGGTCTATCGCACGTTGCGGGCGCGCATTGAGGCGTTGTTCAAATTGCCGCTCGACCGGCTCTGCGATGATCGAGCCAAGCTCAAAGCGGAGCTTGATGCCATCGCCAAGTGTAAGTAG
- the trxC gene encoding thioredoxin TrxC — MTDPLHIVCPHCGGINRVPGSRLSEGPKCGLCHRPLFVGQPITLTKANFETHISRNDIPVAVDFWAPWCGPCLIMAPAFEQAAKTLEPHVRLAKVNTEEEHELAARFGITGIPTLILFRQGREVTRRSGALGLPDIVRWVRASV, encoded by the coding sequence ATGACTGATCCGCTTCACATCGTTTGCCCCCATTGCGGAGGCATCAATCGCGTGCCGGGCTCCCGTCTGAGCGAAGGACCCAAGTGCGGTCTGTGCCATAGACCGTTGTTTGTGGGACAGCCGATCACGTTGACAAAGGCGAATTTTGAGACCCATATCTCACGCAATGATATTCCGGTCGCGGTCGATTTTTGGGCGCCCTGGTGCGGGCCGTGCCTGATCATGGCGCCGGCTTTTGAGCAGGCGGCGAAGACACTGGAACCCCATGTTCGGCTGGCCAAGGTGAATACCGAAGAGGAGCACGAACTGGCGGCCCGATTTGGAATTACGGGGATCCCCACTCTGATCCTCTTTCGCCAAGGGCGCGAGGTCACGCGGCGGTCAGGGGCGCTGGGGCTGCCGGACATCGTCCGATGGGTCCGTGCCTCCGTCTGA
- a CDS encoding chaperone modulator CbpM, which produces MEDDVLTGNIVGREDVLTVEELASACHAEVTWVAELIEVGILAERGHDRAAWRFCATDLVCARRAARLQRDFEASIETVAVMLDLLNEIDRLRERLRRAGLDVDD; this is translated from the coding sequence ATGGAAGATGACGTGTTGACGGGCAACATCGTGGGGCGCGAGGACGTGCTGACGGTCGAAGAGCTGGCAAGCGCCTGTCACGCCGAAGTGACGTGGGTTGCCGAATTGATTGAGGTCGGAATTCTGGCCGAACGGGGGCACGACCGGGCTGCCTGGCGGTTCTGCGCGACGGACCTGGTCTGTGCTCGCCGAGCCGCTCGTCTCCAGCGGGACTTCGAAGCCAGTATAGAGACGGTCGCGGTCATGCTGGATCTCTTGAACGAGATCGACCGGCTTCGTGAACGGCTCCGGCGAGCGGGACTCGACGTAGATGACTGA
- a CDS encoding DnaJ C-terminal domain-containing protein, giving the protein MEFKDYYKILGVERTATADEIKKAYRKLARTYHPDVNKEPGAEARFKEISEAYEVLHDPQKRAAYDQLGRGWQAGQEFTPPPDWAAGFEFSPGRFSTEDAAEFSDFFSSLFGNFSRRAGAGRGRGEDRHAKIVIPLEDAFHGATRAITLRVPDLDAQGRVSLREHTLKVRIPKGIREGQLIRLAGQGAPGSGGDLYLEVHFDPHSLYRVDGHDLSLTLPIAPWEAALGATVKAPTPTGVVEVKIPPGSRSGQKLRLKGRGIPSDPPGDLYLMLEVVLPPADTERARQLYRMMAQELAFNPRQNLGV; this is encoded by the coding sequence ATGGAATTTAAGGATTACTACAAGATTCTCGGCGTTGAGCGGACGGCCACGGCCGACGAGATCAAGAAGGCCTATCGAAAGCTCGCGCGGACCTACCACCCCGACGTCAACAAAGAGCCTGGCGCGGAGGCTCGATTCAAGGAGATCAGCGAGGCCTACGAGGTGCTGCACGATCCGCAGAAACGGGCCGCCTACGATCAACTGGGCCGCGGTTGGCAGGCGGGGCAGGAATTTACGCCGCCGCCGGACTGGGCGGCCGGATTTGAATTTTCTCCGGGCCGATTCTCGACGGAGGACGCCGCCGAATTCAGCGACTTCTTTTCCAGCCTCTTCGGTAATTTTTCCCGTCGCGCCGGCGCGGGGCGGGGCCGGGGAGAAGACCGGCACGCGAAGATCGTCATTCCACTCGAAGACGCCTTTCATGGAGCGACCCGCGCCATCACGCTGCGCGTTCCGGACCTGGACGCACAAGGCCGAGTTTCGCTCCGCGAGCACACGCTCAAGGTCCGGATTCCCAAGGGCATCCGTGAAGGCCAACTGATCAGACTGGCCGGCCAGGGCGCGCCGGGATCGGGCGGCGATCTGTACTTGGAGGTTCATTTTGATCCCCATTCGCTCTACAGGGTGGACGGCCACGATCTGTCGTTGACGCTGCCGATTGCTCCTTGGGAGGCGGCGCTGGGCGCGACCGTGAAGGCGCCGACCCCGACCGGCGTGGTGGAGGTCAAGATTCCGCCGGGATCGCGAAGCGGGCAGAAACTTCGGCTCAAGGGCCGTGGGATTCCCAGCGATCCGCCGGGCGATCTGTATCTCATGTTGGAAGTGGTGTTGCCGCCGGCGGACACAGAACGTGCTCGACAACTCTATCGGATGATGGCGCAGGAACTGGCGTTTAATCCTCGGCAGAATCTCGGTGTGTGA
- a CDS encoding FAD-dependent oxidoreductase: protein MGRRLIIIGGVAGGATAAARARRVCEACEIIIFERGPHVSFANCGLPYFVGGEIAEPDSLLVQTPESLKARFNLDVRVKTEVIRIDRAARLVRAREVETGREYDEAYDALILSMGASPLKPPLPGIDRPGHFMLRNIPDVERIMAWSSECGRCRAVVVGGGYIGLEMAEQLRRRGHEVTVVEAQPQVMAPLDPDMAAWLHRELRENGVTLHLNDPVVSFEPPSEKEPAKSSLVVLKNGRRLPADTVVLSMGVKPEVTLAREAGLEIGALGGIRVDEQLRTSDPSIWAVGDAIEVRDGVTGQWALVPLAGPANRQGRIAADNILGRPARYAETFGTSILRLFTLTAACTGANEKTLRAAAIPFQVVHLHPGSHAGYYPGAEPIAMKILFAPETGKLLGAQAVGREGVDKRIDVLATALKAGMTVHDLVDLELAYAPPYGSAKDPVNVAGMVAQNVVKGDVAVAQWREMASLDPRTTFVLDVRRPDERARGAIPGSFHIPLDELRSRMDELPRDRDIVVYCQTGQRSYIAARLLGQHGFRARNLTGSYRTWEAAQWQ, encoded by the coding sequence ATGGGTCGTCGCCTCATCATCATCGGTGGAGTCGCGGGCGGCGCCACGGCGGCGGCCAGGGCGCGGCGGGTGTGCGAGGCATGCGAGATCATCATCTTCGAGCGGGGCCCGCACGTGTCGTTCGCCAATTGCGGGCTCCCTTATTTCGTCGGCGGCGAAATCGCCGAGCCGGACAGTTTGTTGGTACAGACACCGGAGAGCCTCAAGGCGCGGTTCAATCTGGATGTGCGAGTGAAGACGGAAGTGATCCGAATCGACCGGGCGGCCCGTCTCGTGCGTGCACGAGAGGTGGAGACCGGCCGGGAGTATGACGAAGCCTATGACGCGCTGATTCTCTCCATGGGCGCGTCACCCCTCAAACCGCCGCTTCCGGGAATTGATCGGCCCGGTCATTTCATGCTGCGGAACATTCCCGACGTCGAACGGATCATGGCCTGGTCGAGTGAGTGCGGTCGCTGTCGGGCCGTGGTGGTGGGGGGTGGGTATATCGGTCTGGAGATGGCCGAACAATTGCGACGACGCGGCCACGAGGTCACGGTGGTCGAAGCGCAGCCCCAAGTCATGGCGCCGCTCGATCCGGACATGGCCGCCTGGCTGCACCGGGAGCTGCGTGAGAACGGAGTCACGTTGCATCTGAACGATCCGGTCGTGTCGTTCGAGCCCCCCTCAGAAAAAGAACCGGCCAAATCGTCTCTTGTCGTCCTCAAGAACGGGCGTCGATTGCCGGCTGATACGGTCGTGCTCAGCATGGGCGTCAAGCCGGAGGTGACACTGGCAAGGGAAGCCGGTTTGGAAATCGGCGCGCTGGGCGGTATCCGGGTCGATGAACAGCTCAGGACCAGCGATCCCTCGATCTGGGCCGTAGGCGACGCAATCGAGGTCCGTGACGGCGTCACCGGGCAATGGGCCTTGGTTCCACTGGCCGGACCAGCCAATCGCCAAGGCCGCATCGCCGCCGACAACATTCTGGGCCGTCCCGCTCGATACGCTGAGACGTTTGGCACGTCCATCCTCCGGCTGTTTACCCTCACCGCTGCCTGCACGGGAGCCAATGAAAAGACCCTCCGTGCGGCCGCTATTCCGTTCCAGGTGGTTCATCTGCATCCGGGGTCCCATGCGGGCTACTACCCGGGCGCAGAGCCGATTGCGATGAAAATTCTGTTCGCGCCGGAAACGGGGAAGCTGCTCGGCGCACAGGCCGTCGGCCGGGAAGGGGTGGATAAACGGATCGATGTGTTGGCGACTGCGCTCAAAGCCGGGATGACGGTCCACGATCTGGTGGATCTGGAATTGGCCTATGCGCCTCCCTACGGTTCAGCCAAGGACCCGGTCAATGTGGCGGGGATGGTGGCGCAGAACGTGGTGAAGGGCGACGTGGCGGTGGCACAGTGGCGAGAGATGGCTTCGCTTGATCCCCGTACAACCTTCGTGTTGGATGTCCGTCGGCCGGATGAGCGGGCGCGGGGGGCGATCCCCGGTTCATTCCATATTCCATTGGATGAATTGCGGAGCCGCATGGACGAATTGCCGCGAGATCGTGACATCGTCGTCTATTGCCAGACCGGACAACGATCGTATATTGCGGCGCGCCTGCTCGGTCAGCACGGTTTCCGGGCGAGGAACTTGACGGGGTCGTACCGCACGTGGGAAGCGGCCCAATGGCAATGA
- a CDS encoding YtxH domain-containing protein, whose amino-acid sequence MARYDNEDSGAGTALAFLAGAIVGAVAGILLTPKSGQETRRAIKDYAEQTEEEILEKAKEARAALDEMIERGKRYVAEKKADVEAAVKAGREAMKARMEKGHEG is encoded by the coding sequence ATGGCACGTTATGACAACGAAGATTCTGGTGCGGGAACCGCCCTCGCGTTTCTCGCCGGCGCGATCGTGGGAGCCGTTGCCGGCATTTTACTGACGCCGAAGTCGGGCCAGGAGACTCGACGGGCTATTAAAGACTACGCGGAACAGACCGAGGAAGAGATCCTTGAAAAGGCTAAAGAGGCCCGCGCCGCGCTCGATGAAATGATCGAACGGGGCAAACGATACGTGGCGGAAAAGAAAGCGGACGTCGAGGCGGCGGTGAAGGCCGGGCGAGAGGCCATGAAAGCGAGGATGGAAAAAGGCCATGAGGGCTAG
- a CDS encoding c-type cytochrome, whose translation MKARLFGVLTVAMVLLMSAPMPAVSQQSVPKEGKVLYERHCAGCHGTAGDGLGPDIKDLIVPPANFRSAKSRIKTDMDLYLAIKHGVLFSPMHGWADRLSDQEIWDILSYIRSLAPFDPIG comes from the coding sequence ATGAAGGCACGTCTCTTCGGCGTTCTGACTGTTGCCATGGTCTTGCTCATGAGCGCTCCGATGCCGGCAGTGTCTCAACAGAGTGTTCCTAAGGAAGGCAAGGTGCTCTATGAACGGCATTGTGCCGGGTGCCATGGAACCGCCGGTGACGGACTGGGGCCCGACATCAAAGATCTGATCGTGCCTCCGGCGAATTTCCGGTCGGCCAAGTCACGAATCAAGACGGATATGGATCTGTATCTCGCGATCAAGCACGGCGTCCTTTTCAGCCCCATGCACGGATGGGCGGATCGTCTGTCGGATCAAGAGATCTGGGACATCTTGTCGTATATCCGGAGCTTGGCTCCGTTTGATCCGATCGGCTGA
- a CDS encoding Tll0287-like domain-containing protein, with product MIRRERAGTLLVAGFALLAVSPLTGQAAELAEYDKAASEVATTLIRQFGEAMRREMAKGGPTEVVKVCADLAPELAGRLSREQGWRVTRVGTRVRNPLLGMPDVWEQQVLATFAERAAKGEDLMGMTHSEIVIEPNGRYYRFMKPIVVQPHCLLCHGPSDRMPEEITTVLKAQYPFDQATGYQAGDLRGAVSIKRPLGAER from the coding sequence ATGATTAGACGAGAAAGAGCAGGAACACTTCTGGTGGCTGGTTTCGCTTTGTTGGCGGTGTCGCCCCTCACGGGCCAAGCTGCTGAGCTCGCGGAATACGACAAGGCCGCTTCGGAGGTGGCGACTACGTTGATCAGGCAGTTCGGCGAGGCTATGAGGAGGGAGATGGCCAAGGGAGGTCCGACGGAGGTCGTGAAGGTCTGCGCCGATCTTGCGCCGGAACTTGCCGGCCGATTGTCGCGGGAACAGGGCTGGCGGGTGACAAGAGTGGGCACGAGGGTGCGCAATCCTCTGCTCGGCATGCCCGATGTCTGGGAGCAGCAGGTCCTGGCCACATTTGCCGAGCGAGCGGCCAAGGGAGAGGATCTGATGGGAATGACGCACAGTGAGATTGTTATAGAACCGAACGGGCGGTACTACCGGTTTATGAAACCGATCGTGGTGCAGCCCCATTGTCTTCTTTGCCATGGGCCAAGCGACCGGATGCCGGAAGAGATAACAACGGTGCTGAAGGCGCAATATCCCTTTGATCAAGCGACAGGGTACCAGGCCGGCGATCTGCGGGGAGCGGTGAGCATCAAACGGCCGCTGGGCGCCGAACGGTAG
- a CDS encoding Spy/CpxP family protein refolding chaperone, translating into MQSMRKAWQKAASVLLIVSLTGSPALADQGHGQMGHGGHDPEEQADHSGHYITHLLKHAKEFGLTAEQIAKLKTLQLDYKRTEARLEADRKIAKLELDALLEDEKTDLAEIQAKIEQLKRSEGALLFSAIKAQQSAKVLLTPDQREKDRAHREQMKRESKRQRGGGMGGGMGGGGMMGGMGGRGRGGMGGGMGGGGMSGGGHGGHGGQSGGSHQSGMGGMEHGSMGQGSHGGTGAGHQEGHGNDDHEGDVTTGGATHEH; encoded by the coding sequence ATGCAATCGATGAGGAAAGCATGGCAAAAAGCGGCGAGCGTCCTCTTGATCGTGAGCCTGACTGGATCGCCGGCGTTGGCCGATCAGGGGCATGGGCAGATGGGGCATGGAGGCCACGATCCCGAGGAGCAGGCAGACCACAGTGGACACTACATTACCCATCTGTTGAAACATGCCAAGGAGTTCGGGCTCACGGCCGAGCAAATCGCCAAGCTCAAGACCCTTCAGTTGGATTACAAACGGACGGAGGCGCGATTGGAGGCCGACCGAAAAATCGCCAAACTTGAGCTGGACGCGCTGCTCGAGGATGAAAAGACCGACCTCGCCGAGATTCAGGCAAAGATCGAGCAACTGAAACGATCGGAGGGAGCCTTGCTCTTTTCAGCGATCAAGGCTCAGCAGAGCGCCAAGGTTCTGTTGACGCCCGATCAGCGGGAAAAGGACCGCGCCCATCGTGAGCAGATGAAAAGAGAAAGCAAGAGACAGCGTGGAGGAGGAATGGGCGGCGGCATGGGTGGCGGCGGCATGATGGGCGGCATGGGAGGACGAGGGCGCGGCGGCATGGGTGGTGGGATGGGTGGAGGCGGAATGAGCGGAGGCGGCCATGGCGGACACGGTGGCCAGTCCGGTGGCAGCCACCAGTCTGGGATGGGTGGCATGGAGCATGGAAGTATGGGACAGGGAAGTCATGGAGGAACAGGCGCCGGTCATCAGGAAGGGCATGGGAACGATGACCATGAGGGAGACGTGACCACCGGAGGAGCCACGCACGAACATTGA